One window of the Triticum dicoccoides isolate Atlit2015 ecotype Zavitan chromosome 3B, WEW_v2.0, whole genome shotgun sequence genome contains the following:
- the LOC119277916 gene encoding uncharacterized protein LOC119277916: MAGSSPPNRTRARRGSISPDEVRRRYEPTGRGRKGGTCGGGGGARRPSGSDSAASGSYSMSGRSDSIASDTESGSDRGSSRSKKTRMSKRLQGEEIQANCARKRSRPSDQKHLYLVLDDWKDGFSIHKIDADDDDADLGQPPVLRLVSPAPGFPMRFAVVGSNIVIVTNPRCGQAPTLFYDTKRTGLAVGPPLPGPLVGDFHTSVATADMLYALSFHHRNQQHSFEVMSWEESPNPCTMSCSWTSVPSPPPFEEDEWITSYAVHPDGHTIFMSGVNKYNLKRRTFSFDTKYCEWRFHGEWALPFQGQGYYDNTLDGWVGLHEDGYICACQVAPRSRASTIQPEWKVVKGKLFHKVPERKRAASYATLTYMGNARFCLVECVVREEVEYEDALGDCDGCMLLMTKFGLKYSHNGELQTINRTTNSYVLSKHITGFSPVAFWM, translated from the exons ATGGCCGGATCCTCCCCGCCTAACCGTACCCGAGCTCGCCGTGGCTCGATCTCGCCCGACGAAGTGAGGCGACGGTATGAACCGACCGGCAGAGGGAGGAAGGGAGGTAcctgcggtggtggcggcggcgcccgGCGACCATCTGGTTCTGATTCGGCCGCGTCCGGCTCCTATTCAATGTCAGGTAGATCTGATTCGATCGCGTCCGACACGGAATCCGGGTCAG ACAGAGGGAGCAGCAGATCGAAAAAAACCAGGATGTCTAAGCGGCTCCAGGGAGAGGAGATACAGGCAAACTGCGCCCGCAAAAGGTCACGACCTTCTGATCAGAAGCACCTCTATCTGGTGCTGGATGACTGGAAAGATGGGTTCAGCATTCACAAGATTGACGCCGACGACGATGACGCGGACCTTGGCCAGCCACCGGTCCTCCGGTTGGTGTCGCCGGCGCCTGGCTTTCCAATGCGCTTTGCGGTCGTGGGCAGCAACATCGTCATCGTCACCAACCCACGCTGTGGTCAGGCTCCCACACTTTTCTATGATACGAAAAGAACAGGACTCGCCGTCGGCCCTCCGCTCCCCGGTCCACTGGTGGGTGACTTCCACACCTCCGTGGCCACTGCGGATATGCTGTATGCGCTGAGTTTTCATCATAGGAATCAGCAGCACTCCTTTGAGGTGATGTCTTGGGAAGAATCTCCAAATCCTTGTACCATGAGCTGCTCATGGACAAGTGTGCCCTCACCACCCCCGTTCGAGGAGGATGAATGGATCACCTCCTACGCCGTGCACCCTGATGGACACACCATCTTCATGTCTGGGGTCAACAAGTACAATCTCAAACGTCGGACCTTCTCTTTTGACACCAAGTACTGTGAGTGGAGGTTTCATGGGGAATGGGCCTTGCCTTTCCAAGGCCAGGGCTACTATGACAACACGCTGGACGGATGGGTTGGCCTTCACGAGGATGGCTACATCTGCGCCTGCCAAGTCGCCCCCCGCAGCCGCGCAAGTACCATACAGCCCGAGTGGAAGGTTGTCAAGGGGAAGTTGTTCCACAAGGTCCCGGAGAGGAAACGAGCGGCCTCATATGCCACTCTAACATACATGGGCAATGCCAGATTTTGCCTTGTGGAGTGTGTGGTGCGTGAGGAAGTGGAGTATGAGGATGCCTTAGGTGATTGTGATGGTTGCATGCTCCTTATGACCAAGTTTGGCCTCAAGTACTCTCATAATGGAGAGTTGCAGACCATCAATCGCACCACCAACTCCTATGTGTTGTCGAAGCATATCACCGGGTTTTCTCCTGTAGCGTTCTGGATGTAG